Proteins encoded together in one Mycolicibacter minnesotensis window:
- a CDS encoding aldolase, translated as MGATFDDSKADLMQRAEQRLAENFTETRWTTRQKLALTCRALFDRGHDSGLAGQITARAEAPGTYYTQRLGLGFDEITDDNLLVVDEDLAVIEGEGMANPANRFHSWIYRARPDVRCIVHTHPFHVAALSMLETPLIVSHMDTTPLYDDCAFLPIWPGVPVGNEEGEIISAALGQKKAILLAHHGQIVVGTSVEEACSLAVLIERAAALQLAAMAAGTIKELPKQLARQAHDWTLLPRRSAANFAYYARRALAGHPDAITQ; from the coding sequence ATGGGTGCCACATTCGACGATTCCAAAGCCGATCTGATGCAGCGCGCGGAGCAACGATTGGCCGAGAACTTCACCGAAACCCGATGGACCACTCGCCAGAAACTGGCGCTCACCTGCCGGGCGCTTTTCGACCGTGGCCACGACTCGGGGCTGGCCGGACAGATCACCGCCCGAGCCGAGGCGCCGGGAACGTACTACACCCAGCGCCTGGGTCTAGGTTTCGACGAGATCACCGACGACAACCTGCTGGTGGTCGATGAGGACCTCGCCGTCATTGAGGGCGAGGGCATGGCCAACCCTGCCAATCGTTTCCACAGCTGGATTTACCGGGCCCGCCCGGACGTGCGGTGCATCGTGCACACCCACCCGTTTCACGTAGCAGCACTGTCGATGTTGGAAACGCCGCTGATCGTGTCGCATATGGACACCACGCCGCTCTACGACGACTGCGCTTTCCTGCCGATCTGGCCGGGGGTTCCAGTCGGCAATGAGGAGGGCGAGATCATCTCCGCCGCCCTCGGCCAGAAGAAGGCGATCCTGCTGGCGCACCACGGCCAGATCGTGGTCGGCACCAGCGTGGAGGAGGCCTGTTCACTGGCCGTCCTGATCGAACGGGCCGCCGCGCTGCAGCTGGCCGCCATGGCGGCTGGGACCATCAAGGAACTGCCAAAGCAGCTGGCCCGCCAAGCCCACGACTGGACGCTCTTGCCCCGACGCAGTGCAGCCAACTTCGCCTACTACGCCCGCCGCGCGCTGGCCGGCCACCCCGACGCAATCACCCAATAG
- a CDS encoding peptidylprolyl isomerase produces the protein MPTNSERRAAAKRNLDQQVQQRAEAARKQRRLLMIVGAVAAVLLIAGVVFVVLRDNDPGNVNAIASSSESTSEAADTPATPASAGQLPKFTASPQLGADCQYPKARPATKAVELPRSGKVPTDPAQVSVSMLTDQGPIGLMLNNAQAPCTVNSFISLAAKDFFKGTQCHRLTTSPMLSVLQCGDPAGDGTGGPGYEFDNEYPTDQYSLGDPAAQQPVTYPRGTVAMANAGPGTNGSQFFLVYKDSMLPPQYTVFGTIQNDGLATLDKIAAAGVQGGGDDGPPATKVTVKSVRAD, from the coding sequence GTGCCCACGAACTCAGAGCGGCGTGCCGCCGCCAAGCGCAATCTGGACCAACAGGTACAGCAGCGTGCCGAGGCCGCCCGCAAGCAGCGGCGGCTGCTGATGATCGTCGGTGCCGTCGCCGCGGTGTTGCTGATCGCCGGGGTGGTGTTCGTGGTGCTGCGCGACAACGACCCGGGCAACGTCAACGCGATCGCCTCGTCGAGCGAGAGCACCTCGGAGGCCGCAGATACCCCGGCCACGCCGGCGTCGGCGGGGCAACTGCCGAAGTTCACCGCGTCGCCCCAGTTGGGCGCCGACTGCCAGTACCCGAAGGCCCGGCCGGCCACCAAGGCGGTCGAGCTTCCGCGGTCCGGCAAAGTTCCTACCGACCCGGCCCAGGTCAGCGTCTCGATGCTGACCGACCAGGGGCCCATCGGATTGATGCTCAACAACGCCCAAGCCCCGTGCACCGTGAACAGCTTCATCAGCCTGGCCGCCAAGGACTTCTTCAAAGGCACGCAGTGCCATCGGCTGACCACCTCGCCGATGCTCAGCGTGTTGCAGTGCGGCGACCCCGCCGGCGACGGCACCGGCGGCCCGGGCTATGAGTTCGACAACGAATACCCCACTGACCAGTACAGCTTGGGCGACCCAGCGGCCCAGCAGCCGGTCACCTACCCACGCGGCACGGTCGCGATGGCCAACGCCGGGCCTGGCACCAACGGCAGTCAGTTCTTCCTCGTCTACAAGGATTCGATGCTGCCACCGCAGTACACGGTGTTCGGCACGATTCAGAACGACGGCCTGGCCACCCTGGACAAAATTGCTGCGGCCGGCGTGCAGGGTGGCGGCGACGACGGCCCGCCGGCAACCAAGGTGACCGTCAAGTCGGTGCGGGCCGACTAG
- a CDS encoding helix-turn-helix domain-containing protein produces the protein MTALLRTVRKQRGLTLEGLAERTGLTKSYLSKIERSRSTPSIAVAMKVAQALDVDVAQLFSDRGDEDKIAIDRAAARSANPQRYQAVASGMLGKTMSPFVVLPSGDTTSDSHPPHALHDGQEFLFVHAGTVELEYGEATWSLTVGDSAYFDASISHRIRSVGPEPAQVVVVAENSPR, from the coding sequence ATGACAGCACTGCTGCGTACCGTCCGCAAGCAGCGAGGACTCACCCTCGAGGGCCTCGCCGAGCGGACCGGGCTGACCAAGAGCTACCTGTCCAAGATCGAGCGCAGTCGCAGTACGCCGTCCATAGCGGTCGCCATGAAGGTCGCCCAGGCTCTGGACGTCGATGTCGCGCAACTGTTCTCCGACCGCGGAGACGAGGACAAGATCGCGATCGACCGCGCCGCGGCCCGCAGCGCGAATCCGCAGCGATATCAGGCGGTGGCGTCGGGAATGCTCGGCAAGACCATGTCTCCCTTCGTGGTGCTCCCCAGCGGCGACACAACCAGCGACTCGCATCCCCCGCACGCTCTACATGACGGACAGGAGTTCCTCTTCGTCCATGCTGGGACGGTCGAGCTGGAATACGGCGAGGCGACCTGGAGCCTGACGGTCGGCGACAGCGCCTACTTCGACGCCTCGATCAGCCACCGCATCCGGTCGGTGGGGCCAGAACCGGCCCAGGTGGTGGTCGTCGCCGAAAACAGCCCGCGATGA
- a CDS encoding PE family protein: MSFVTAQPEVLTAAAGSLSGIGDSLVAGVSAAAAPTTGVVAPAVDLVSALTAAQFSAHGNLFQQVSAQAAAVHQQIVATLGSNASAYAYTEAFNATAAG, from the coding sequence ATGTCGTTCGTAACAGCTCAGCCAGAAGTTCTGACGGCGGCTGCCGGAAGCCTTTCCGGAATCGGCGACTCGCTGGTCGCGGGGGTTTCGGCCGCAGCCGCTCCCACCACGGGTGTGGTAGCGCCTGCAGTCGACCTGGTGTCGGCGCTGACCGCAGCCCAGTTCTCGGCCCACGGAAACCTTTTCCAGCAGGTCAGTGCCCAGGCGGCGGCGGTGCACCAGCAGATCGTGGCCACCTTGGGTAGCAACGCGAGCGCCTACGCCTACACCGAGGCCTTCAACGCCACGGCAGCCGGCTGA
- a CDS encoding gamma-glutamylcyclotransferase family protein: MSTEMLFSYGTLQLPEVQRNTFGRELDGRPDAIVGYDLDYVTITDPQVVAVSGSDRHPILRPADAHDASVPGTVFAISPADLAAADEYEVDAYKRISVPLRSGVRAWVYVFADGI; encoded by the coding sequence ATGAGCACCGAGATGTTGTTCTCCTACGGCACGCTGCAGCTGCCGGAGGTGCAACGCAACACGTTCGGGCGTGAACTCGACGGCCGCCCCGACGCCATCGTCGGGTATGACCTCGACTACGTGACGATCACCGATCCGCAGGTGGTGGCCGTCAGCGGCAGCGACCGCCATCCGATCCTGCGTCCCGCTGACGCCCACGACGCATCCGTGCCCGGCACGGTGTTCGCGATCAGCCCCGCCGATCTGGCGGCCGCTGATGAGTACGAGGTCGACGCCTATAAGCGGATCTCGGTGCCGTTGCGCTCGGGCGTACGGGCCTGGGTCTACGTGTTCGCCGACGGAATCTGA
- a CDS encoding WXG100 family type VII secretion target — MATRFMTDPDAMRSMAGRFDVHAQTVEDEARRMWASSTNISGAGWGGLAERTSMDTMGQMQTAFRNIVNMLHGVRDGLIRDANHYEQQEAASQQILSGS; from the coding sequence ATGGCTACTCGTTTTATGACTGACCCGGACGCGATGCGTTCGATGGCGGGTCGTTTTGATGTGCATGCGCAGACCGTGGAGGACGAGGCTCGTCGGATGTGGGCGTCGTCGACGAACATTTCCGGTGCGGGTTGGGGTGGTCTGGCGGAGCGTACGTCGATGGACACCATGGGTCAGATGCAGACGGCGTTTCGCAACATTGTGAACATGCTGCATGGTGTGCGCGATGGGTTGATTCGGGACGCGAACCACTATGAGCAGCAGGAAGCTGCGTCGCAGCAGATCCTGTCGGGCAGCTAG
- a CDS encoding PPE family protein: MSFSMFPPEINSGLIYTGPGSGALLEAAAAWTQLSGELMTSATATHSVIANLDSTWTGAGSAAATVATAPYVAWLEQASITAATNAALATQAATLFEAARAASVPPAVIAANRAMLLALISTNFFGQNSTAIAATEAQYEAMWATDGAAMDGYSASAEANNNALQEPSAVPQSAMSTTPGSAEGGPVPGGTGTTPPAATGYDFTTLGGLLDVAGVRDLALTMGLDPRIAATSVSSVMSPVTQGASLGSMGMRYLMMLTQFTKAGASAGTLAGQGTAGGAGTLMTQIGDFVNDKLQGAVGVLAGHFSSATSAISAKLGQAASMGGLKVPQAWSMAADGMVRAAPVLPATTVSAPIQTMSAGGGMPGGPFGNALMGAMAGRGLGAVAAKAPKVMPRSPAGG, encoded by the coding sequence ATGAGTTTCAGCATGTTTCCGCCGGAGATCAACTCCGGCCTGATCTATACCGGGCCCGGGTCGGGCGCACTGCTGGAAGCCGCGGCAGCTTGGACTCAGCTCTCGGGCGAGCTGATGACGTCGGCGACAGCAACGCACTCGGTGATCGCCAACTTGGACTCGACCTGGACCGGGGCCGGATCGGCCGCGGCTACGGTTGCGACCGCGCCCTATGTAGCGTGGCTGGAGCAGGCTTCTATCACCGCTGCCACCAACGCTGCGCTGGCCACCCAGGCGGCCACCCTGTTTGAGGCGGCGCGCGCGGCTTCGGTGCCGCCCGCGGTGATCGCGGCCAACCGCGCGATGCTGCTGGCGCTGATCTCGACCAACTTCTTCGGCCAGAATTCCACGGCGATCGCGGCGACTGAGGCCCAGTACGAAGCGATGTGGGCAACCGACGGCGCAGCGATGGACGGCTACAGCGCCTCGGCCGAAGCCAACAACAACGCCCTGCAGGAGCCGTCGGCGGTGCCGCAGTCCGCGATGTCGACCACACCGGGTTCCGCCGAAGGTGGTCCGGTTCCCGGCGGGACCGGTACCACACCCCCGGCTGCGACGGGTTACGACTTCACCACCCTGGGTGGCCTGCTGGACGTCGCCGGCGTGCGGGATCTAGCCCTCACTATGGGGCTGGACCCGAGGATTGCCGCGACCAGCGTCTCCTCGGTCATGTCCCCGGTGACCCAGGGTGCGTCCCTGGGATCGATGGGTATGCGCTATCTGATGATGCTGACCCAGTTCACCAAGGCGGGCGCTTCGGCGGGCACGCTGGCCGGCCAGGGTACGGCCGGTGGGGCTGGCACCCTGATGACCCAGATCGGCGACTTCGTCAACGACAAGCTGCAGGGTGCGGTCGGCGTGCTGGCGGGCCACTTCAGCTCGGCCACCAGCGCGATCTCCGCCAAGCTCGGCCAGGCCGCCTCGATGGGTGGGCTGAAGGTGCCGCAAGCATGGTCGATGGCGGCTGATGGCATGGTGCGTGCCGCACCGGTCCTGCCTGCCACCACGGTCAGTGCCCCGATCCAGACCATGTCGGCTGGGGGCGGGATGCCGGGTGGTCCGTTCGGCAACGCCCTGATGGGCGCGATGGCTGGACGCGGACTCGGCGCAGTCGCCGCCAAGGCCCCCAAAGTTATGCCCCGTTCGCCGGCCGGCGGGTAA
- the hisS gene encoding histidine--tRNA ligase, whose product MSTFAAPKGVPDYVPPSSAGFVAVRDGLLAVARRAGYGDIELPIFEDTALFARGVGESTDVVSKEMYTFADRGERSVTLRPEGTAGVMRAVIEHGLDRGQLPAKLCYAGPFFRYERPQAGRYRQLQQVGVEAIGVDDPALDAEVIAVADAGFRSLGLEGFRLEITSLGDDTCRPAYRELLQQFLFGLDLDEETRQRAQLNPLRVLDDKRPHVREMTADAPVMLDHLSTGARTHFDTVLAHLDALGVPYVVNPRMVRGLDYYTKTTFEFVHDGLGAQSGIGGGGRYDGLMRQLGGQDLSGIGFGLGVDRTLLALAAEGKTVGQTTRCDVYGVGLSEAAKLRLAVLAGHLRTAGVRVDLAYGDRGLKGAMRAADRSGAVIALVAGDRDLQAGTVGVKNLATGEQVDVPTEDVVAEVLRRMLP is encoded by the coding sequence GTGAGCACCTTTGCCGCACCCAAAGGGGTGCCCGACTACGTTCCTCCGTCCTCGGCCGGTTTCGTCGCAGTCCGCGACGGATTGCTGGCGGTCGCTCGCCGTGCCGGCTACGGCGACATCGAGCTGCCGATCTTCGAAGACACCGCACTGTTCGCGCGCGGGGTGGGGGAGTCCACCGACGTGGTCTCCAAGGAGATGTACACGTTTGCCGATCGCGGGGAGCGATCGGTGACCCTGCGGCCTGAGGGCACCGCGGGCGTCATGCGCGCGGTGATCGAGCACGGCCTGGACCGCGGGCAGCTGCCTGCCAAACTCTGCTATGCGGGCCCCTTTTTCCGCTACGAGCGTCCACAGGCCGGCCGCTATCGGCAGCTGCAGCAGGTGGGTGTCGAGGCAATCGGAGTAGACGATCCCGCACTGGACGCCGAGGTGATCGCCGTCGCCGATGCGGGTTTCCGCTCGCTGGGGTTGGAGGGTTTCCGTCTGGAGATCACCTCCTTAGGCGACGACACCTGCCGCCCCGCTTATCGAGAGTTGCTGCAGCAGTTCCTGTTCGGGCTCGACCTCGACGAGGAGACGCGTCAGCGTGCGCAACTCAACCCGCTTCGGGTGCTCGACGACAAGCGGCCACACGTGCGTGAGATGACCGCTGACGCCCCGGTCATGCTGGACCATCTCTCGACGGGAGCCCGGACGCACTTCGACACGGTGCTGGCACATCTGGACGCGCTCGGTGTGCCCTACGTGGTCAACCCGCGCATGGTGCGCGGGTTGGACTACTACACCAAGACCACCTTTGAGTTCGTGCATGACGGTCTGGGCGCACAGTCCGGAATCGGGGGCGGGGGCCGCTACGACGGGCTCATGCGCCAGCTCGGTGGCCAGGATCTGTCCGGAATCGGCTTCGGTCTCGGCGTGGACCGCACCCTGTTGGCCCTGGCGGCCGAGGGCAAGACCGTGGGGCAGACCACCCGTTGCGACGTGTACGGAGTGGGCCTTTCCGAGGCGGCCAAGCTGCGGCTGGCCGTCCTTGCCGGCCACTTGCGGACTGCCGGGGTCCGGGTAGACCTGGCCTATGGAGACCGCGGCCTCAAGGGGGCCATGCGCGCCGCCGACCGCTCCGGCGCGGTCATCGCCCTGGTCGCCGGTGACCGCGATCTGCAGGCCGGCACCGTGGGCGTCAAGAATCTGGCCACTGGTGAACAGGTGGATGTGCCGACCGAGGACGTCGTCGCCGAGGTACTGCGCCGAATGTTGCCTTGA
- a CDS encoding dihydrodipicolinate synthase family protein has translation MTTQLHGVIGYPVTPFRDGGVDTDILTTVIDHLIEAGVHAIAPLGSTGELAYLDEHEFDTCVDASIAAVDGRLPVLVGVSDLTTAGTVHRARYAAQAGADAVMVAPVSYWKLSEREVFTHYAAISDAIGIDIVAYNNPATSGVDMNPELLVAMFERIEYVTMVKESTGDLSRMLRIAELSGGRLPFFNGSNPLVLDALRAGAAGWCTAAPNLLPEPCLDLYAAVRAGDLPTAQGLYDDLKPLLEFIVAGGLPTTVKAGLELLGIPAGEPRRPLLPLDEEGRAQLRVLLSG, from the coding sequence GTGACAACACAATTGCACGGTGTCATCGGCTACCCCGTGACGCCGTTCCGGGACGGCGGCGTCGACACAGACATCCTGACCACGGTGATTGACCACCTCATCGAGGCCGGGGTCCACGCCATCGCCCCGCTGGGCAGCACCGGTGAACTCGCCTACCTCGACGAGCACGAGTTCGACACCTGCGTCGACGCCTCGATCGCAGCGGTCGACGGTCGGTTACCCGTGCTGGTGGGCGTCTCGGATCTGACCACCGCAGGCACCGTGCACCGGGCCCGCTACGCCGCGCAGGCCGGCGCCGACGCGGTCATGGTTGCGCCGGTGTCTTACTGGAAGCTGTCCGAACGCGAGGTCTTCACGCACTACGCGGCCATCTCCGATGCCATCGGCATCGACATCGTGGCCTACAACAATCCGGCGACCTCCGGCGTCGATATGAATCCGGAGTTACTGGTGGCCATGTTCGAACGCATCGAGTACGTGACCATGGTCAAGGAGTCCACCGGGGATCTGAGCCGGATGCTGCGCATCGCCGAGCTGTCCGGGGGCCGGCTGCCGTTCTTCAACGGCAGTAATCCACTCGTGCTCGACGCGCTGCGCGCCGGGGCCGCCGGCTGGTGCACCGCGGCGCCCAACCTTCTTCCCGAGCCTTGTCTGGACCTCTACGCCGCGGTGCGGGCGGGGGATCTGCCGACGGCGCAGGGTCTCTATGACGACCTCAAGCCACTGTTGGAGTTCATCGTCGCGGGCGGGCTGCCCACCACGGTCAAGGCGGGCCTGGAGCTGCTCGGAATCCCGGCGGGTGAGCCGCGCCGCCCGCTGTTGCCGCTCGACGAGGAGGGACGGGCTCAGCTGCGTGTGCTGCTCTCGGGCTAG
- a CDS encoding WXG100 family type VII secretion target produces the protein MSINYQFGDVDAHGALIRAQAASLEAEHQAIVHDVLAAGDFWGGSGSVACQEFVAQLGRNFAVIYQQANSHGQKVQSAGNNMANTDASIGSSWA, from the coding sequence ATGTCGATTAACTACCAGTTCGGTGATGTGGATGCTCACGGTGCGTTGATTCGTGCTCAGGCGGCGTCGTTGGAGGCGGAGCACCAGGCGATCGTGCATGACGTGTTGGCTGCCGGTGATTTCTGGGGTGGTTCTGGTTCGGTGGCGTGCCAGGAGTTTGTGGCGCAGTTGGGCCGGAACTTCGCGGTGATCTACCAGCAGGCGAACTCGCATGGTCAGAAGGTGCAGTCGGCCGGCAACAACATGGCCAACACCGACGCCTCGATTGGTTCCAGCTGGGCCTGA
- a CDS encoding endonuclease domain-containing protein, whose translation MPTPTPDSAWPFLGTEALAAGSVTRRTLRSRHWSIYRNVYLPNGQELTPVTRAVAGWLWSGRTATVAGLSAAALHRSRWLDVRLPAELNRKAASDAEGIVIHRERLEPDETCLIRGIPTTTPARTAFDLGRSKGLTGAVMRLDALANATRLVVEDVSALAERHRGARGLLQLRRAITLMDGGAESPQETRTRLLLIRGGLPRPTTQIVVRDGFGRPFARIDMGWPEYQVGVEFDGAQHWTDPRQRTADIDRYAELFARGWVIVRVSSDLLRYRPGVVLGRVRAALRAAGYTGTDLNVDLLHTQRLGA comes from the coding sequence ATGCCGACCCCCACACCGGATTCCGCCTGGCCCTTCCTCGGCACTGAGGCGTTGGCGGCAGGCAGCGTGACCCGGCGGACGTTACGCAGTCGGCATTGGTCGATATACCGCAACGTCTATCTGCCGAACGGCCAAGAGCTGACGCCGGTCACGCGTGCGGTGGCAGGCTGGCTCTGGTCGGGACGGACGGCTACGGTGGCGGGCTTGTCAGCGGCGGCTCTACACCGCTCACGATGGCTCGATGTGCGATTGCCGGCGGAACTGAATCGGAAAGCCGCCTCTGACGCCGAGGGGATTGTCATCCATCGCGAGCGGCTGGAACCCGATGAGACATGCCTGATCCGAGGGATACCGACCACCACACCCGCACGGACCGCTTTCGATCTGGGCCGTAGTAAGGGGCTAACCGGTGCAGTCATGCGCCTCGACGCCCTGGCGAATGCGACGAGGCTGGTCGTAGAGGACGTTTCCGCGCTAGCGGAGCGCCACAGAGGTGCTCGCGGCCTGCTGCAGTTACGGCGCGCGATCACACTGATGGACGGCGGCGCGGAATCTCCGCAGGAAACCCGCACGCGGCTGTTGCTGATACGCGGCGGACTCCCGCGCCCGACGACCCAAATCGTCGTGCGAGACGGCTTCGGCCGTCCCTTCGCTCGTATTGATATGGGCTGGCCCGAATACCAGGTCGGTGTGGAATTTGACGGTGCCCAGCATTGGACCGACCCTCGGCAGCGGACCGCTGATATCGATCGCTACGCCGAGTTGTTCGCACGCGGCTGGGTGATCGTTCGGGTCAGCAGCGACCTTCTTCGGTATCGACCTGGTGTGGTGCTTGGCCGGGTCAGAGCTGCGCTCCGAGCTGCCGGTTATACCGGGACTGATTTGAACGTCGACTTATTGCACACCCAGCGCCTCGGAGCGTGA
- a CDS encoding MBL fold metallo-hydrolase produces the protein MLVTGFPAGMLACNCYVLAQRQGADAIVIDPGQRAMARLRRVLDDNRLTPSAVLLTHGHIDHIWSAQKVSDTYGCPTYIHPEDRFMLTDPLRSLGTVPGQALFGALSKVMFTEPKQLIELDRDAAVIGLGDTKVTVDHTPGHTRGSVVFRVEGDAAEVVFSGDTLFQNSVGRTDLPGGSGRDLMNSIVDKLLRLDDGCVVLPGHGPKTTIGDERRYNPFLEGLSA, from the coding sequence GTGTTGGTCACCGGATTCCCCGCTGGAATGCTGGCGTGCAACTGCTACGTGCTGGCGCAACGGCAGGGCGCCGACGCGATCGTCATTGACCCCGGCCAACGTGCCATGGCCCGGCTGCGGCGTGTGCTGGACGACAACCGGCTGACCCCGTCGGCAGTGCTGCTCACCCACGGCCACATTGACCACATCTGGTCGGCCCAGAAAGTGTCCGACACCTACGGCTGCCCCACCTACATTCACCCCGAGGACCGCTTCATGCTCACCGATCCACTGCGCTCACTGGGCACGGTGCCCGGGCAGGCGTTGTTCGGTGCGTTGAGCAAGGTGATGTTCACTGAACCCAAGCAGCTGATCGAACTGGATCGCGACGCTGCCGTGATCGGCTTGGGCGACACCAAGGTCACCGTCGACCACACGCCCGGCCACACCCGTGGTTCGGTGGTCTTCCGGGTCGAAGGCGACGCTGCCGAGGTTGTGTTCAGCGGTGACACCCTGTTTCAGAACTCCGTCGGCCGCACCGACCTGCCCGGAGGCAGCGGCCGTGACCTGATGAACTCGATCGTCGACAAGCTGCTGCGCCTCGACGATGGATGCGTGGTGCTGCCGGGCCACGGACCCAAGACCACCATCGGCGACGAGCGCCGTTACAACCCATTCCTAGAAGGGCTTAGTGCGTGA
- the ypfJ gene encoding KPN_02809 family neutral zinc metallopeptidase, producing the protein MTFNEGMQIDTSTTSSGGGGRGIAIGGGVAGLVILVVALLLGADPGEVLSQQPVDQGQYTAPGFDLSKCRTGEDANKYVQCRVVATANSVDAVWSDLLNGYTRPRVQLFSGQTSTACGAATSAVGPFYCPADQTAYFDTDFFNVLVDRFGSSSGPLAQEYVVAHEFGHHVQNLLGVLGRAQTGAQGATGAGVRTELQADCYAGVWAHYASVTKQESTGVPFLKPLTDADIRDALSAASSVGDDRIQEAATGRVNPESWTHGASAQRQHWFTVGYQTGDPNQCDTFAASNLG; encoded by the coding sequence ATGACCTTCAACGAAGGTATGCAGATCGACACCAGCACGACTTCGTCGGGCGGCGGCGGCCGTGGTATCGCCATCGGCGGCGGCGTGGCCGGACTGGTGATCCTGGTGGTGGCGCTGCTGCTGGGGGCCGATCCCGGCGAAGTGCTCAGTCAGCAGCCGGTGGATCAAGGCCAGTACACCGCTCCCGGCTTCGACCTCAGTAAGTGCCGTACCGGCGAGGACGCCAATAAGTACGTCCAATGCCGGGTGGTGGCCACCGCCAACTCGGTGGACGCGGTGTGGTCGGATCTACTGAACGGCTACACCCGCCCGCGGGTGCAGCTTTTTAGTGGACAGACGTCCACCGCATGTGGGGCGGCGACGAGTGCGGTGGGACCGTTCTACTGCCCAGCTGATCAGACCGCCTACTTCGACACCGACTTCTTCAACGTGCTCGTCGACCGGTTCGGCTCGAGCAGCGGGCCACTGGCTCAGGAATACGTGGTGGCCCACGAATTCGGTCACCACGTGCAGAACCTGCTCGGCGTTCTCGGTCGGGCACAGACCGGAGCGCAGGGCGCTACGGGAGCCGGCGTGCGCACCGAGCTGCAGGCCGACTGCTATGCCGGGGTATGGGCGCACTACGCATCGGTGACCAAGCAGGAAAGCACCGGAGTGCCGTTTCTGAAGCCGCTCACCGACGCCGACATTCGCGACGCACTGTCGGCGGCATCGTCAGTGGGCGACGACCGGATCCAAGAGGCCGCTACCGGCCGGGTCAACCCGGAGTCGTGGACCCACGGCGCCTCAGCGCAGCGTCAGCACTGGTTCACCGTCGGCTATCAGACCGGCGACCCCAACCAGTGCGACACCTTCGCCGCCTCGAATCTCGGCTAG